One stretch of Lytechinus variegatus isolate NC3 chromosome 17, Lvar_3.0, whole genome shotgun sequence DNA includes these proteins:
- the LOC121430706 gene encoding 17-beta-hydroxysteroid dehydrogenase 14-like: MEGKVALITGSSSGIGAGIAQRFAELGCSLALTGRDAGKLKDVETSCRQCGLSEKKILLVPGDLTEDEDIDKIFSETIGKFGRLDILINNAGRPAKGRFHDLQMKFFDDVINLNLRSAVYLSKLAIPYLKESKGCVVNMSSVASKTTCDYNPTYSISKVALDQFTKSLAVELGPFGVRVNSLNPGVILTPLYRHLGKTDEQVITWSKSMHPIGRHGTVDEVVKATEYLISDDARCVTGMLISIDGGRFLM; the protein is encoded by the exons ATGGAAGGCAAGGTTGCTTTGATCACAG GTTCAAGCTCTGGAATAGGAGCTGGTATTGCACAACGTTTCGCTGAGCTCGGTTGCAGTCTTGCACTCACTGGAAGAGATGCAGGGAAGCTGAAAGATGTTGAGACATCATGCCGACAATGTGGGCTCAGCGAAAAAAAG attttacTTGTTCCAGGAGACTTGACCGAGGACGAAGATATAGACAAGATATTTTCAGAAACAATAGGAAAGTTTGGACGTCTGGATATTCTT aTAAACAATGCAGGTCGACCAGCTAAAGGGAGGTTTCATGATCTTCAGATGAAATTctttgatgacgtcataaacCTGAATCTCAGATCCGCTGTATACCTATCAAAGCTTGCCATCCCATATTTGAAAGAATCCAAAg GCTGTGTCGTGAACATGTCAAGTGTCGCTTCAAAAACTACA TGTGATTACAATCCTACCTATTCAATCTCCAAAGTCGCCCTTGATCAATTCACAAAAAGTCTCGCAGTGG AATTAGGTCCCTTTGGAGTCAGAGTTAATTCTCTCAA TCCAGGTGTGATACTCACTCCTCTCTATAGACATCTTGGTAAGACAGACGAACAAGTAATCACGTGGTCTAAATCCATGCATCCTATTGGTCGCCATGGGACTGTGGATGAGGTTGTCAAGGCAACCGAGTATTTGATATCTGATGATGCACGATGTGTGACTGGTATGCTCATTTCTATTGATGGAGGGAGATTTCTGATGTGA